In the genome of Nitrospira japonica, one region contains:
- a CDS encoding SDR family oxidoreductase, with amino-acid sequence MSLRLKPIREQVIVITGATSGIGLVTARLAASRCGRLILTGRNEAALRELSQEIQGNESHGGVAHFVPADVADEAALRRVADEAIRRHGRIDTWINCAGVSTYGRLMDVPVADQRRVFDTNFWGVVHGSRIAVEQLRTHGGALINIGSAVSDRAIPLQGPYCASKHAVKAYTDALRMEIEHDGLPISVTLVKPCSVDTPFADHARNYLTSQPQNPPPLYAPEVVAQTILSCAERPVRDVFVGVEGKLLAMMEHAFPRLTDKIMERSFFRAQHTRRPARRTRQDSLYRTPADAELKERARGRVGVSASSFYTEASLRPFVTGAMIAAAGITAAALFGRGGSSSRHTGILPHTFERP; translated from the coding sequence GTGTCGCTTCGTTTGAAACCCATTCGAGAACAGGTCATCGTCATCACCGGAGCCACCAGCGGGATCGGTTTGGTCACCGCTCGGCTTGCCGCAAGTCGATGCGGGCGGCTGATCCTCACCGGCAGGAATGAAGCAGCCCTTCGGGAACTCTCCCAGGAGATTCAGGGTAATGAGTCACATGGAGGAGTGGCCCATTTCGTGCCGGCGGACGTCGCGGATGAAGCGGCGTTGCGTCGAGTGGCCGACGAGGCCATCCGCCGCCACGGGCGGATCGATACCTGGATCAACTGCGCCGGCGTTTCGACCTACGGCCGGCTCATGGATGTCCCGGTCGCGGACCAGCGTCGAGTGTTCGACACGAACTTCTGGGGCGTCGTGCACGGCTCGCGCATCGCCGTGGAGCAGCTTCGCACGCACGGAGGTGCCCTGATCAATATCGGCAGCGCCGTTTCGGACCGGGCCATTCCGCTTCAGGGTCCCTATTGCGCCAGCAAACACGCCGTCAAAGCTTATACCGATGCTTTGCGAATGGAGATCGAGCACGACGGCTTGCCGATTTCCGTCACGCTCGTCAAACCCTGTTCGGTCGATACACCATTTGCGGATCACGCCAGAAATTACCTGACCAGCCAACCCCAAAATCCTCCGCCGCTCTATGCGCCGGAAGTCGTGGCCCAGACCATTCTGTCCTGCGCCGAACGGCCGGTCCGAGACGTATTTGTCGGGGTCGAAGGAAAACTGCTTGCCATGATGGAACATGCGTTTCCACGGTTGACGGATAAAATCATGGAACGGTCGTTCTTTCGCGCCCAACACACCCGGCGGCCCGCCCGCCGCACAAGGCAAGACAGTCTGTATCGCACTCCTGCCGACGCTGAGTTGAAGGAACGTGCCCGCGGGAGGGTTGGCGTTTCGGCATCCAGCTTCTATACGGAGGCGTCTCTGCGCCCTTTTGTCACCGGTGCCATGATTGCGGCCGCCGGAATCACGGCCGCGGCGCTGTTCGGAAGGGGAGGTTCCTCGTCGCGCCATACCGGCATTCTTCCACACACCTTTGAGAGGCCATGA
- a CDS encoding response regulator: protein MDGYGKRVLIVDDNDDTSEILAGLLGRAGYNVHFAADGLYALEEMNKRHLDAVISNDRLPRMDGREFLLLSQATWPDTPVIMLSNETDGVERQMIELGAFAWVRTPYDHHVILSVLLSAVRQPLDTHREPAAARMPG, encoded by the coding sequence ATGGATGGCTATGGCAAGCGCGTTCTCATCGTCGACGACAATGACGACACCAGCGAGATACTTGCGGGTCTTCTCGGACGGGCCGGCTATAACGTTCATTTCGCCGCCGATGGCCTCTACGCATTGGAAGAAATGAATAAACGTCACTTGGACGCGGTGATCTCCAATGATCGGTTACCGAGGATGGACGGCCGTGAGTTTCTTCTCTTGAGTCAGGCCACCTGGCCTGACACACCGGTCATTATGCTTTCCAACGAAACAGACGGTGTCGAACGTCAGATGATTGAGTTGGGAGCCTTCGCATGGGTACGGACTCCTTATGACCATCACGTCATTCTCAGCGTGCTGCTGTCTGCGGTGCGTCAACCGCTGGACACCCACCGGGAGCCAGCGGCCGCCCGCATGCCCGGCTAG
- a CDS encoding prohibitin family protein, with protein MSIASRPILVLALTLSAASGAGGCAGTTVQPGERGLFWHPFTEGLSTEPLRDGFYWRAVWNSVYVYDVRWQSYTETVDALSSDDLLVELKTAVIMRPIPQEVYFLAHEIGTDFYPRVVKPELLAAVRSVVSGYAMVHVPEKSAEIASKVQAVVVEKLSGRHLEIASVALADIELAKVVLDAVERKQAKEQEKEQKEFELVIAEKDAEIARRRARGEGDAVRIRSEGEAEGLRIRALGQAQAQDTITKTLTPEYLQYKLYDSPNAKLVLLPDKLNVPVLVSPGLDQPHSLSQGEVPSR; from the coding sequence ATGTCGATCGCCTCACGTCCAATCCTTGTCTTGGCTCTGACTCTTTCCGCAGCCTCCGGGGCGGGAGGATGCGCGGGAACGACCGTTCAACCTGGCGAGCGCGGGCTGTTCTGGCATCCATTCACAGAGGGGCTGTCAACAGAACCCTTGCGAGACGGGTTCTATTGGCGGGCGGTCTGGAATTCCGTCTATGTCTATGACGTTCGCTGGCAGAGCTACACGGAAACGGTTGATGCGCTCAGTTCCGATGATCTCTTGGTGGAACTGAAGACCGCCGTCATCATGCGGCCGATCCCGCAAGAGGTCTATTTTCTGGCCCATGAAATCGGCACGGACTTCTACCCGCGGGTCGTCAAGCCTGAATTGTTGGCGGCCGTTCGCAGCGTGGTGTCCGGTTACGCGATGGTGCATGTCCCTGAAAAAAGCGCGGAAATTGCAAGCAAAGTTCAGGCGGTGGTCGTCGAGAAACTGAGCGGTCGGCATCTGGAGATTGCCAGTGTGGCGTTGGCGGACATCGAATTGGCCAAGGTCGTCCTGGATGCCGTTGAACGCAAACAGGCGAAAGAGCAGGAGAAGGAACAAAAGGAATTCGAACTCGTGATCGCCGAAAAGGACGCGGAGATCGCCCGCAGACGCGCAAGGGGAGAGGGAGATGCCGTTCGTATTCGGTCGGAAGGAGAAGCCGAAGGGCTTCGTATTCGCGCACTCGGCCAGGCCCAGGCGCAGGACACGATCACGAAAACTCTGACGCCGGAGTATCTCCAGTACAAGTTGTACGACAGTCCCAACGCCAAACTGGTCTTGCTGCCTGACAAATTGAACGTGCCGGTTCTCGTGAGTCCAGGATTAGATCAGCCGCATTCACTCTCTCAAGGGGAGGTCCCTTCCCGTTAA
- a CDS encoding helix-turn-helix domain-containing protein, whose amino-acid sequence METVTNNKKPSFEELGDWLSPEEVRVFLGLGRATVYELIRSRQLPSRRFGRRIRVPKAALSPRIESMVNA is encoded by the coding sequence ATGGAAACAGTCACTAATAACAAGAAGCCTTCATTTGAGGAACTTGGCGACTGGTTAAGCCCCGAAGAGGTCCGTGTCTTTCTCGGCCTCGGACGAGCAACCGTCTACGAGTTGATTCGCTCGCGCCAATTGCCCAGTCGTCGCTTCGGTAGACGTATCCGAGTACCGAAGGCTGCACTGTCTCCTCGCATCGAGTCGATGGTGAACGCATGA
- a CDS encoding AAA family ATPase, with translation MKPCSTSPTDCSNLMTSAEVKTAVAVQMILRAYGSAPDEKGKWNCLFPERHKNGDLHHSVTVKGDIATCWSQKCFEQADIFRLVALKEGIQTFADQKKRVIELAGLSKRNGTRLGKIVATYDYTDERGTLLFQVLRYHPKTFRQRRPVGQSDWLWNVNDTRLVLYRLPLVLKADYVLIVEGEKDVERAYELGLPAGWAATCNPMGAEKWNDGYSEALSGKRVVILPDADEPGRKHGAKIAHSLTGIATSVEWISLPTNAKDFSEWAVEKTERDVAGLLSKIVPQPQTFGLQFTSLAELLTEPDELTTWLVEQRLVVGGLSLLCGKPKAGKSTLARNLALSVSRGTPWLGMETVQGLVFYLALEEKRSQIRKHFQLMGATGAEAVHIFCAPSPANGLTQLRAATERDKPVLIIVDPLFRFTRVRDCNDYASVTSALEPLLVLARESNAHVLAVHHLGKGNRDGGDAILGSTAIFAAVDAALILKRTEKYRTLSSIQRYGEDLEEVTLSMEGENGLISIGPLRKDAEEVAIATLILDFLATQGKPVEESVIHDNIWSRKAIKVKALRRLVEDRKVLRQGAGKKGNPFIYSNAGFLVPSIYREPETWKGELIESLSNSKGNASSHLLAGSGTASKYSESEAEVIDLC, from the coding sequence ATGAAGCCTTGCTCAACCTCCCCAACTGATTGCTCGAATTTGATGACGTCGGCTGAAGTAAAGACTGCTGTAGCGGTGCAAATGATCTTGAGGGCTTACGGGAGCGCTCCCGATGAAAAAGGAAAGTGGAATTGCCTGTTTCCCGAACGACATAAGAACGGAGATCTACATCATAGCGTTACGGTGAAGGGCGATATCGCGACGTGTTGGAGCCAGAAGTGTTTTGAACAAGCTGACATCTTTCGTCTCGTCGCGCTGAAGGAAGGCATCCAGACATTTGCCGATCAAAAGAAGCGCGTCATTGAACTCGCAGGACTGAGTAAGAGAAATGGCACCAGGCTTGGGAAAATCGTGGCGACATATGACTATACAGACGAGAGAGGAACTCTCCTCTTCCAAGTTCTTCGGTATCATCCCAAAACCTTCCGGCAGCGGCGGCCGGTCGGTCAAAGCGACTGGTTATGGAATGTGAATGATACTCGGCTCGTGCTCTACCGTCTGCCGCTAGTGTTGAAGGCCGATTATGTATTAATCGTTGAGGGCGAAAAAGATGTAGAGAGAGCCTATGAGCTAGGTCTTCCTGCGGGCTGGGCTGCTACGTGTAACCCAATGGGAGCGGAGAAATGGAACGACGGTTACTCCGAGGCTCTAAGCGGCAAACGGGTGGTCATTCTGCCCGATGCTGATGAACCAGGGCGAAAGCATGGAGCAAAAATCGCGCATTCCCTCACAGGAATAGCCACGAGCGTTGAATGGATAAGTTTGCCCACAAACGCCAAAGACTTTTCTGAATGGGCGGTAGAGAAAACTGAAAGAGATGTTGCTGGTTTACTCTCAAAGATAGTTCCACAGCCACAAACATTTGGGCTTCAGTTTACATCGTTGGCTGAACTGCTCACTGAACCCGATGAGCTGACAACATGGCTCGTCGAGCAACGCTTGGTGGTCGGCGGACTGTCGCTGCTTTGCGGAAAACCAAAAGCCGGGAAAAGCACGTTGGCTCGGAATCTCGCGCTGAGCGTCTCTCGCGGTACTCCCTGGCTTGGCATGGAAACCGTTCAGGGATTGGTCTTCTATCTTGCCCTTGAAGAGAAACGATCGCAGATACGTAAGCACTTTCAACTGATGGGAGCGACGGGAGCCGAGGCAGTCCATATTTTTTGCGCCCCCTCGCCTGCAAATGGGCTAACACAACTTAGAGCCGCTACGGAACGCGACAAACCTGTATTGATCATTGTGGATCCTCTATTCCGATTCACGAGAGTGCGAGACTGCAATGATTACGCGTCGGTTACTTCAGCTCTGGAGCCATTACTTGTTCTGGCACGTGAATCAAATGCACATGTTCTCGCGGTTCATCACTTGGGAAAGGGAAATCGAGACGGCGGTGATGCCATTCTCGGCTCAACCGCAATTTTTGCCGCAGTTGACGCTGCGCTCATCCTCAAACGTACAGAAAAATATCGAACGCTGAGTTCCATTCAGCGCTATGGAGAAGATCTCGAAGAAGTCACTCTCAGCATGGAGGGCGAAAACGGGCTGATTTCCATTGGCCCATTGCGAAAGGATGCAGAAGAGGTTGCGATAGCTACGCTCATTCTCGACTTTCTAGCAACGCAGGGGAAGCCCGTCGAGGAATCAGTGATTCATGACAACATTTGGAGTCGTAAGGCAATCAAAGTAAAGGCACTCCGGCGCTTGGTTGAGGATAGGAAGGTTTTACGTCAGGGGGCCGGTAAGAAAGGGAACCCATTTATTTATTCAAATGCTGGTTTCCTAGTTCCCTCTATATATAGGGAACCAGAAACATGGAAAGGGGAATTGATCGAAAGTCTAAGCAACTCTAAAGGAAATGCTAGTTCCCATCTGCTTGCGGGTTCCGGGACAGCTTCGAAGTATTCAGAGTCAGAGGCGGAAGTGATCGACCTATGCTGA
- a CDS encoding terminase small subunit: MNNLRLKHRRFVEEYVIDFNGAQAAIRAGYSKKTARQIGQRLLTNVDITKAIEQRMRHFTMQCELKTEAILRQLTRICFSDIRKIFDSDGKPLKLHQLDDDTAAAVSSMEVAGSSIKIRFWNKIDALSLAVRILNLFKEDTLAQTQEDKYVMIVPATATHEEWSKCVEQQTKQKPNGPFGPK; the protein is encoded by the coding sequence GTGAACAATCTTCGATTGAAGCATCGCCGATTTGTTGAAGAATACGTGATCGATTTCAATGGTGCACAGGCCGCAATTCGCGCGGGCTACTCCAAAAAGACAGCTCGACAGATCGGTCAGAGATTGTTGACAAATGTTGACATTACGAAGGCGATCGAGCAGCGAATGAGGCATTTCACTATGCAATGCGAACTCAAGACCGAAGCTATACTTAGGCAGCTCACGCGGATCTGCTTTTCAGATATACGAAAGATTTTCGATTCCGATGGCAAACCTCTGAAGTTGCATCAACTCGACGACGACACAGCCGCCGCAGTCTCAAGTATGGAAGTAGCCGGCAGCAGCATTAAGATTCGATTCTGGAATAAAATTGACGCGTTGAGTCTCGCCGTCCGGATCCTGAACTTGTTCAAAGAGGATACGCTTGCTCAGACCCAAGAGGATAAATACGTGATGATTGTGCCGGCGACCGCTACACACGAAGAATGGTCAAAATGTGTGGAACAACAAACCAAGCAGAAGCCAAATGGTCCGTTTGGCCCCAAGTAA
- the rplI gene encoding 50S ribosomal protein L9, which produces MKVILQETMDGVGHLGDLIDVKDGFARNFLLPRKKAVVANDRNIKSFEHAKRVAADRAKKEKLEIEAHAKKLSTVTLTVEAQVGKDDKMFGSVTVKDIAEGLAEQGYQVDRRKIQLPHPIKELGSFTVPVKMPREVTAAVTVRVVKRQEAEPASDSSN; this is translated from the coding sequence ATGAAGGTCATTTTACAGGAGACCATGGACGGGGTCGGCCATTTGGGCGATCTCATTGATGTCAAGGATGGATTTGCGAGAAACTTTCTGCTGCCCCGCAAGAAAGCCGTCGTCGCCAACGACCGGAATATCAAGTCCTTTGAGCATGCCAAGCGCGTGGCGGCCGACCGGGCCAAAAAGGAAAAGCTGGAGATCGAAGCCCACGCGAAGAAACTCTCGACGGTCACGCTGACTGTGGAAGCGCAGGTCGGTAAAGACGACAAGATGTTTGGCTCCGTCACGGTCAAGGACATCGCCGAAGGGTTGGCCGAGCAGGGCTATCAGGTCGACCGCCGGAAGATTCAGTTGCCTCATCCGATCAAGGAACTCGGCAGTTTCACCGTGCCCGTCAAGATGCCGCGCGAGGTGACTGCGGCCGTGACCGTGCGGGTGGTGAAAAGACAGGAAGCCGAACCGGCTTCCGATTCATCGAACTAA
- a CDS encoding response regulator transcription factor — MEKIKVLIADDHRVVREGLAAILKTKDDIQVVGEAQDGMEAVEKTRTLLPDVILMDVSMPRMGGVEATRQVKREFPHIGIVALTMYEEQQYIFDLVRAGATGYLLKDSESSQIVAAIRAIYRGESLIHPSVASKILAEFSLMAQKKGKKPAWVEHDLTEREITVLRLVADGKTNKEIANSLDLSEKTVKNHVRNIFHKLQVYDRTQAAILAIRKGLIELDPRP; from the coding sequence ATGGAGAAAATTAAGGTTCTGATCGCAGACGACCACCGTGTGGTGCGCGAAGGGCTCGCCGCCATTCTCAAGACCAAGGACGACATCCAGGTCGTAGGTGAAGCCCAGGACGGCATGGAAGCCGTCGAAAAAACCAGGACGCTCCTGCCCGACGTCATCCTCATGGACGTGAGCATGCCCCGGATGGGCGGCGTGGAGGCGACCCGCCAGGTCAAGCGCGAGTTCCCGCACATCGGCATCGTGGCGCTCACGATGTACGAGGAGCAGCAGTACATCTTCGACCTCGTCCGCGCCGGCGCGACGGGATACCTGTTGAAGGACTCCGAGTCCTCTCAGATCGTCGCCGCCATCCGCGCCATTTACCGTGGCGAATCACTGATCCACCCTTCCGTCGCCAGCAAGATCCTGGCGGAGTTTTCCCTGATGGCGCAGAAAAAGGGGAAGAAGCCGGCGTGGGTCGAACATGATCTGACCGAGCGCGAAATCACCGTCCTGCGCCTCGTGGCGGACGGCAAGACCAACAAGGAAATCGCCAACAGTCTGGATCTCAGCGAGAAGACCGTGAAGAACCATGTGCGCAACATCTTCCATAAGCTGCAGGTGTATGACCGCACGCAAGCAGCCATTCTTGCCATCCGAAAAGGACTCATCGAGTTGGATCCACGCCCGTGA
- a CDS encoding serine hydroxymethyltransferase — protein MDALHAADPEVYAAIDAEEERQRHKLLLIASENFASPAVLAAQGSLMTNKYAEGYPGKRYYGGCQHVDTVEDLAIQRCKQIFGAEHVNVQPHSGSQANMAAYLSVLKPGDTILGMDLAQGGHLTHGSKVNFSGSIFRAFSYGVDRRTETIDYEAVQKLAEECRPRMLVVGASAYARTIDFPRFAQIAKSVGAYLMVDIAHIAGLIAAGLHPSPVPHADFVTTTTHKTLRGPRGGVVMCKAEHAKAVDKFVFPGMQGGPLMHVIAAKAVAFKEALSPAFKRYQQQVVTNAKVMAQGLLDRGYRIVSGGTDTHLMLVNLTNKNITGKEADAALDAAGIIVNKNAVPYDEKPPAIASGIRLGTPIVATRGMKEAEMKSIVELIDTVLQHREDPAALETVRAKAKELCSRFPIFHAY, from the coding sequence CTGGACGCCTTGCACGCCGCCGATCCGGAAGTTTATGCCGCCATCGACGCCGAGGAGGAACGCCAGCGCCATAAGCTCCTGCTGATCGCGTCGGAAAACTTCGCCAGCCCCGCGGTCTTGGCTGCCCAGGGCTCCCTCATGACCAATAAGTATGCGGAGGGCTACCCGGGCAAGCGCTATTACGGCGGATGCCAGCACGTCGACACCGTGGAAGACCTGGCCATCCAACGGTGCAAGCAGATCTTCGGAGCGGAGCACGTCAACGTCCAGCCCCATTCCGGCTCACAGGCGAACATGGCGGCCTATCTCTCCGTGCTGAAGCCTGGCGACACGATCCTCGGCATGGATCTGGCCCAGGGCGGACACCTGACGCATGGCAGCAAAGTCAATTTTTCGGGCTCGATCTTCCGCGCATTTTCCTACGGCGTAGACCGCCGGACCGAGACCATCGATTACGAGGCGGTCCAGAAACTGGCCGAGGAATGCCGGCCGCGGATGCTCGTGGTCGGGGCCAGCGCCTATGCCCGCACGATCGATTTCCCCCGATTCGCCCAGATCGCCAAGTCGGTCGGCGCATATTTGATGGTCGACATCGCCCACATCGCCGGGCTGATTGCGGCGGGGCTCCATCCAAGTCCGGTTCCCCACGCCGACTTTGTGACCACGACCACCCATAAAACCCTGCGCGGGCCGCGCGGCGGTGTCGTCATGTGCAAGGCCGAGCATGCCAAAGCCGTCGACAAGTTCGTCTTCCCCGGCATGCAGGGCGGCCCCCTCATGCACGTCATCGCGGCGAAAGCCGTCGCGTTCAAGGAAGCGTTGTCGCCGGCCTTCAAGCGGTACCAGCAACAGGTCGTCACGAACGCCAAGGTTATGGCTCAGGGCCTTCTCGACCGGGGATACAGGATCGTGTCCGGCGGAACCGACACGCACCTCATGCTCGTCAATCTCACCAACAAGAACATCACCGGCAAGGAAGCCGACGCGGCCCTGGATGCGGCGGGAATCATCGTCAACAAGAATGCGGTACCGTACGATGAAAAGCCGCCGGCCATCGCCAGCGGGATCCGGCTGGGAACCCCGATCGTCGCCACCCGCGGGATGAAGGAAGCGGAGATGAAGTCGATCGTCGAACTGATCGACACCGTGCTTCAACACCGGGAGGATCCGGCGGCGCTCGAGACCGTCCGCGCCAAGGCCAAGGAACTCTGCAGCCGCTTTCCGATCTTTCACGCCTACTGA
- the nrdR gene encoding transcriptional regulator NrdR yields the protein MKCPFCDDVEDKVVDSRMAKEGELIRRRRECLGCKRRFTTYERVDEILPVVVKKDGRREAFDRAKILSGLKKACEKRPISTVTIESVTDRIEKRIQEMGETEIESRIVGEELMKELHQLDQVAYVRFASVYREFKDIDQFMDELRTLAQQRRER from the coding sequence GTGAAATGCCCGTTCTGTGATGACGTCGAAGACAAAGTGGTCGATTCGCGGATGGCGAAGGAAGGCGAATTGATCCGCCGGCGACGCGAGTGCCTCGGGTGCAAGCGGCGGTTCACCACGTACGAGCGCGTCGACGAAATCCTTCCCGTCGTGGTGAAAAAGGACGGCCGGCGCGAAGCGTTCGACCGGGCCAAAATCCTTTCGGGGCTGAAAAAGGCCTGCGAAAAGCGACCGATCAGCACCGTGACGATCGAATCGGTCACCGACCGCATCGAAAAACGCATACAAGAGATGGGGGAAACGGAGATCGAAAGCCGGATCGTCGGCGAAGAGTTGATGAAGGAGCTGCACCAATTGGACCAGGTCGCCTACGTCCGATTCGCCTCCGTCTACCGGGAGTTCAAAGACATCGACCAGTTCATGGATGAACTGAGAACGTTGGCTCAACAACGCCGCGAGCGGTGA
- a CDS encoding cytochrome B6, which translates to MMKLRRSQFLIGFVTAFLVVLTIWACVSDRNSLAQPTSPDGKPGSTPSIDAAKKKGFDGVDFSYDPFGAPPGQDAVLSAEQVMKKDVSEKPAVMKRQQQLLQDRYDMACRSASGAVMTKGKSQPVGPAVKLPSGTTWEQLAQLTPEEIKKKSGFPRGFDRLPHVKHAVGGMVFPSMQIKDFPRLERFDVDFDLPDCFLPEFPPPIFLTTHPELGDVSQGEVLSAENFDRLFRGLITPVQLDGLRMLVTQFPQEEFNATHDRKTAKPSLGVACLDCHVNFHTTGQFHLNPDTRPQLDRLRLDTTSLRGMYNQQIHGSKRSLRSVEDFTEFEQRTAYFNGDSIRAMKKGINMIDRLQVAHMAQMQSMIDFPPAPHLDPMTGRLDRAKATQMEIRGEELFFGKAKCVACHAPPSYTDHQMHDLQLERFGAMGDGPIKTFVLRGIKDSPPYFHDGRLPTLEDTVEFFNLVGGLKLEAEDKKALTAFLRAL; encoded by the coding sequence ATGATGAAACTGCGTCGTTCTCAGTTTCTGATCGGGTTCGTCACCGCATTCCTCGTCGTGCTCACGATCTGGGCCTGCGTCTCGGACCGCAACAGTCTGGCTCAGCCGACATCGCCGGACGGGAAACCCGGTTCCACCCCCTCCATCGATGCGGCTAAGAAAAAGGGATTCGACGGGGTGGACTTTTCCTATGATCCATTCGGGGCCCCGCCGGGCCAAGATGCAGTCCTGAGCGCCGAGCAGGTCATGAAGAAGGACGTGTCGGAAAAACCGGCGGTCATGAAACGGCAACAGCAGCTCTTGCAAGACAGATATGACATGGCTTGTCGTTCCGCGTCGGGAGCCGTCATGACCAAAGGCAAGTCCCAACCGGTCGGCCCCGCCGTAAAGCTGCCGTCCGGCACAACCTGGGAGCAACTAGCGCAATTGACACCCGAGGAGATCAAAAAGAAGAGTGGGTTCCCGCGAGGTTTCGACCGCTTGCCTCACGTCAAACATGCCGTCGGCGGCATGGTGTTTCCCTCCATGCAGATCAAAGACTTTCCAAGGCTAGAGCGCTTCGACGTCGATTTCGACTTGCCGGACTGTTTTCTTCCGGAATTTCCTCCTCCCATTTTTCTCACGACCCATCCCGAGCTCGGAGACGTATCGCAAGGCGAAGTATTGAGCGCCGAGAATTTCGACCGCCTATTCCGCGGGCTCATCACCCCCGTGCAGCTGGACGGGCTGAGAATGCTGGTGACGCAATTTCCGCAAGAAGAGTTCAATGCCACCCATGACCGCAAGACCGCCAAACCCAGTCTCGGGGTCGCCTGCCTCGATTGCCATGTCAATTTCCATACCACCGGGCAGTTCCATTTGAATCCCGACACCAGACCGCAACTCGACCGGCTGCGGCTGGATACGACCAGCCTGCGGGGAATGTACAACCAACAGATTCACGGATCCAAACGTTCGCTCCGCTCGGTGGAAGATTTCACGGAATTCGAACAGCGCACGGCCTATTTCAATGGAGATTCAATACGGGCGATGAAAAAAGGCATCAATATGATCGATCGCCTGCAGGTCGCCCACATGGCGCAAATGCAGAGCATGATCGATTTTCCTCCGGCGCCACACCTTGATCCCATGACCGGCCGGTTGGATCGCGCCAAAGCGACGCAGATGGAAATCCGAGGGGAAGAGCTGTTTTTCGGCAAGGCCAAATGCGTCGCCTGTCATGCTCCTCCCTCTTATACGGACCATCAGATGCATGACTTGCAGCTCGAGCGGTTCGGAGCCATGGGAGACGGTCCCATCAAAACGTTCGTCCTCCGCGGTATCAAGGATTCTCCGCCCTATTTCCATGACGGCCGGCTACCGACGCTGGAGGATACGGTCGAGTTTTTCAACCTCGTCGGCGGTTTGAAATTGGAAGCGGAGGATAAAAAGGCGCTGACGGCCTTCCTGCGCGCGTTGTAA
- a CDS encoding sensor histidine kinase, which translates to MAQAKSSHVRRKSGSMPGSTHVAIIGAGRGGTALMEIFANDPLVEIVAVAETNSAAPGLGLAKRLKIPITRDYRLLLNLDRVDLIIDVSGSPEVWKVLQDFHRMGVTILGGASAKFMWELIEARIRATGEIEKTLNKYQSLYRLYVKETGAAVTEERTRIACEIHDGLVQSLAGVNFKLELSQQLLRKNPKASLATLRESKQQLKLAIQEARQVIFNLRPLQYDKMELIPGLTNYLKSYQTQSRVKTEFTVSGDEQILFPRTKIFLFRIVQEALSNVAQHAKASRVSVRLEIDFDKLTVTIADNGVGFDMEQVLHNPEKWDHFGIRGIVERARLVGGEATIQSKKGRGTTIVVEVPLGKKETPDDGEN; encoded by the coding sequence ATGGCTCAAGCCAAGTCGTCTCACGTGCGGCGCAAATCGGGCTCGATGCCCGGATCCACGCACGTGGCCATTATCGGCGCCGGGCGCGGCGGCACGGCCCTGATGGAGATTTTCGCGAACGACCCCCTGGTCGAGATCGTGGCTGTCGCGGAAACGAACTCCGCCGCCCCCGGCTTGGGTCTTGCCAAGCGCCTGAAAATTCCCATTACGCGCGACTACCGCCTGCTGCTCAATCTGGACCGCGTCGATCTGATCATCGACGTGTCCGGCAGTCCGGAAGTCTGGAAGGTCCTCCAGGACTTCCACCGCATGGGCGTGACCATTCTCGGAGGCGCCAGCGCCAAGTTCATGTGGGAGCTGATCGAAGCCCGCATCCGTGCCACGGGCGAAATCGAAAAGACGCTCAACAAATACCAATCGCTTTACCGCCTGTACGTCAAGGAAACCGGCGCGGCCGTCACCGAAGAACGTACGCGGATCGCGTGCGAAATCCACGACGGACTGGTCCAAAGCCTGGCCGGCGTAAATTTCAAGCTGGAACTGTCCCAGCAACTGCTCAGAAAGAACCCCAAGGCGAGCCTGGCGACTCTGCGCGAAAGCAAACAGCAGCTCAAGCTTGCAATCCAGGAGGCGCGGCAGGTCATCTTCAATTTGCGCCCGCTCCAATACGACAAGATGGAGCTGATCCCGGGTCTGACGAACTACCTGAAGTCCTATCAAACGCAATCCCGGGTCAAAACCGAATTCACGGTGTCCGGCGACGAACAGATTCTCTTTCCCCGCACGAAGATCTTTCTCTTCCGGATCGTGCAAGAAGCCCTGAGCAACGTCGCCCAACATGCGAAAGCCAGTCGCGTGTCGGTGCGCCTCGAGATCGACTTTGATAAACTGACGGTCACCATTGCGGACAACGGCGTCGGATTTGACATGGAACAGGTCCTGCACAACCCCGAAAAATGGGACCACTTCGGCATTCGCGGCATCGTCGAACGGGCGCGGCTCGTCGGAGGGGAGGCCACCATTCAGTCGAAGAAGGGGCGTGGGACGACGATCGTCGTGGAAGTGCCGCTCGGCAAGAAGGAGACTCCGGACGATGGAGAAAATTAA